The sequence GATAAAGTACCCCGATACGATGCCGATTAAAATCAGGAGCGCGAAAAATATCTTCTGCATCCGCTTCACCGGTACGTTTTTACGGGTGTTATATAAAAAACTCTTTATTCCCATGGGTTCCCTCACCAATTTTATATTCACATTATTATAATCCATTTCGATTCAAATATCAAGCGGTTAAAAGGAATTATAACAATAAATTCGGGGTTATCGGCAGAGAGATATTTATATTTTATTTATAGAATTATATAAGGGCGGTTCTAAAAACCCATTGGAGTCATATAAAAAAGACTTCTTCATTTCTTTCTGGGTTCGCAGCCTGTCCCCGAAGGACTTACCTGAGGGGGAAAGAAAGAACAGGTGAATTTGGTATCTTTGGAAGAGTTATTAGAACTCCCCATAAATAACTTCCTTATCCATATGGTAATTACTTTTCCATTCAAATTGGGGATTCCATACGCGATATTTATGACAATAAATTGACTTTTTTCCGATAGTATAATAAAATAACAGACTGATGTTTTTATACGGAGGACTGAATTGGGAATTCCTTTGGACGAAATCCTCTCACTCGAGGGGAATAAATATGAGAAAACAGCCGCGGTAATTAAGTATATCCGCTATTTAGCCCAGAAAAATGACGACCAGCTTGAAATTCCAGTCGGGCGTAACCGTAACGAAAAGCTGACGATTGTCGCTATGAACGATATCCTTCGCGGCAAGGTATCCTACGAGCTGGAAGCAATGCCGGATGAGTGATCCGGTTCCCTTACCAAAAATCATATCCATCATCGGCCCAACCGCATCGGGTAAGACCTCCATCGCTGTCGAAATAGCCTCCCGTTTTAACGGGGAAATTGTCTCGTGCGATTCCGTACAAATCTATCAAGAACTAAATATCGGTTCCGCGAAACCGTCGACGGAAGAAATGCGCAGTATCCCGCATCATCTTATTAACATTCTATCCCCCGATACCGTTGTTGACGCATGGAAGTACAAGGAACTCGCCGAAACGGTAATCGGCGATATCCTGTCCCGTACTAAAATACCCTTTCTTACCGGCGGCACCGGAATGTACTTCAATTCGCTCTATTTCGGCATGTTCGAAGGCGCGTCGAAAGACGAGGCTATCCGGGCGCGGATCATGCGGAGGATCGAAAAAGAGGGCTCCGGACCCGCGATAAATGAACTGAAAATGATTGACCCGGAAATCGGCGATAAAATACTCCCCAACGATATCCGGCGGATTGTCCGCGCGCTGGAGGTCTATTATGTTACCGGTACTCCGATATCCAAACTGCACGAACTGAACCGCAGGATGGAGCTCGACTGGCTGATTATCGGGTTGAATCCCGACAGGAAAGCCCTGTACGAACGGATCAACGCGCGCGTGGATAAAATGATAGAGCAGGGATTGATCGACGAGACCGCGATGCTGATGGAAAAGTACGGCGCGGACGCCCATTCGCTTCAGAGTATCGGATACCGTCACTGTGTCGATTTCCTCGGCGGAAAAATCGGCCGCGATACGATGATTAAGATGACAAAGCAGGATACGCGTCATTACGCGAAACGCCAGTGGACGTGGTTTCGTAAAATACCCGCCGTCAGGTGGTTCGATCCCTCCCGGACGGACGCCATCGCGGAAACTGTCTCCTCATTTTTAAAAACCTGACGGTTTCTTGCGGTTTTATAAATTGATGCTAAAATAACGGTCGAATTGGGAGGAATTCATGAATATTGTCTTCTACCTGCATCCGCCTGTCGATCTCCGGCCTATTTATCCATCCCCTATACCGATCGACCTGCTCAGTTTCCCAACCGGGACAGGGGAGAATGATAATATTTTCCGCATGAACTACGAGTTTTTCCGGGAGTTTTTCCCGGACGCCACCTTCTTCACCATCGACCCGTCGCCCAAACCTATTTTTTATAAAATGTTCGAAGATTTCAATATTCTGAACCTGCCGACGGAAATGCTGTTCCCGAAACTGTTTATTTATTCGTCGTTTATCGTCGCGCATGAAATGAATACGTTCACGTTATTTTTCCCGTCCTACCTGAACATCAAACCGTTCGAGAAATTCGCATCCATCTTCCGCGACCTGGCGAGCGACAATATGCTGAATCAGGGCTTCACCTTCTTCGGTTCGTCGCAGGATAACGGTCACGAGGAGTATCTGATACCCGGCGATCTGGTAATGAAAAAACGTTCCGGCTCGTTTTTCGCCCTCGACCGCATCCTGATGCCGGGGAGTTATTCCCTCGAGAGGCAGAAAGACCCGAATCTGCGCGCCCTCGGCTCCGCGGGAATTTTCTGCTTTAACGTCGTCAAGCTGATGAAGTATTTTTCCGAGGCCTCGGAGGAGCTCCAGGAATTATTTTTCCTGCTGGTGGATACGTGGAAGGATAAACGAGCCATCAATACGGTTATCCGCGACGTAATCGGCGCGCTCGAGGACAAAAGTTTCCTGTCGATGATACCGAAGCTCGACGATGTCATGATCGCGCGTACCGACGCGGCTTTCCAGTTTATCCGGGGATTGGGCGATTTCCGTAAATATCTGCCCAGCGACGATAACGGGAATTTTATCGACGGCGACGTATTTCTCACACATGTAACGAATTCGCTGGTCATCAACCGCGGCAAACGCCAGATCAGCGTGGACGATATGAACAGTGTCTGCGTACTTGCCGACGATAAGGACGTCCGTATCAAGGGAATATAAGCATCCCTGTGTACTCTACATCTTTACTTGCGTTATTTCGTTTATTCAATAAAATAAATCTACCAAATTTCGGAGGATCAGTATGAAAGGATTGATGAAGGTTTTTGTTTTCACGGTTATTTCGGTATTTCTCGCATCGTGCGTCCAGACGACTAAGATCGAATGGAATTCCAAGGGCAACGAGTACAAAGGAAAGATCGGAACTAAGGCGACTTTCACTGTTGACGGGGGCGGATCGGCTTCGAGCCTATGGGGAACCGATATCTATACTATCGATTCATCTCTCGCGACCGCGGCTGTCCATGCCGGCGTAATCACCTTCGAGAAGGGCGGCACGTTTACCGTCGAATTCCTCGCCGGCCAGACCAATTACACCGCATCCGACCGTAATGGAGTCTCATCCGGCAGTTGGGGCCCTTACGAAGCAAGTTTTTCTATAGTTAAGTAATCGATCAGGGTTTATTGACATTCATCCCCGAAGGACATCGTTCTTCGGGGATTTTTCTTTTACCGGGGGTAGAAGCAATCTATTTTTAACGTTTATAATGAGTTAGATAGACTGCTCACATCCTTCGTGTACTCGCGGTGACAGGAAAAACCCCCTTTTGAGACAGCCCCATTTTTTATCTTGGGTTGTCTTTCAGAGACAGCGAAACCAGCACCTGCCCGTGGTCGGACTGCCATTCGGGAATATCCTCCTTGGTCAGCGTCCGGTCGATCACATGATCGTTGAAGAGACGCATGTATTCCACATTCCCGATGCAATTAGGGTTCGAACGGATAAACTCCTGCGATACGAAAATATGATCCAGCACCTCGTAACTTCCGTTGTAAATATGCGTAAAATAAACGTCGCGGCTGCTTTGGCGCAGCTGGTATTCGTAGGTACTATAGAGAAGCTGGTCCCATATGGCTTTTTTCGCATCGTCGGGAAATGTTTCCAGCGGAGAGTCCCCGGAGATAATGCTCGTGGTCACGCTGGTCAGATAATCGTTCAGGTCGCCGAACAGCAGCATGGGTATGGAATTATCACGGATATCGCTCAGAATAAGATGCCGGAGCGCGAGAGCCTCCGCCGCCCGTATCACAAGAGCGCGGGCTTTCCCGGTAGCGTAATCGGCTTCCGATGCGGGAGTGCTGACCTGCATGCCGTCGAAAAACGGACGCTTGGACTTCATGTGCACGATATAAACGGATACTTTTATCCCGATGGGAAGCTCGACCTTCGTCCTGACGACCGGATGATGGAAATTTCTGATAGGAAAGGGGGCGTTGCTGCCGAATGAAAGGATCGCTTCTGCGGGGAACGCTGTTATC is a genomic window of Brevinematales bacterium containing:
- the miaA gene encoding tRNA (adenosine(37)-N6)-dimethylallyltransferase MiaA, giving the protein MSDPVPLPKIISIIGPTASGKTSIAVEIASRFNGEIVSCDSVQIYQELNIGSAKPSTEEMRSIPHHLINILSPDTVVDAWKYKELAETVIGDILSRTKIPFLTGGTGMYFNSLYFGMFEGASKDEAIRARIMRRIEKEGSGPAINELKMIDPEIGDKILPNDIRRIVRALEVYYVTGTPISKLHELNRRMELDWLIIGLNPDRKALYERINARVDKMIEQGLIDETAMLMEKYGADAHSLQSIGYRHCVDFLGGKIGRDTMIKMTKQDTRHYAKRQWTWFRKIPAVRWFDPSRTDAIAETVSSFLKT
- a CDS encoding DNA-directed RNA polymerase subunit omega, with protein sequence MGIPLDEILSLEGNKYEKTAAVIKYIRYLAQKNDDQLEIPVGRNRNEKLTIVAMNDILRGKVSYELEAMPDE
- a CDS encoding endonuclease/exonuclease/phosphatase family protein, with the translated sequence MKLKLANFNVRNLAMPGTKVYGRTVASDEYDKKTGWMGERLKLMGADIVGFQEVFEHEALVRAVELSGEYRKPFLYTADCGGEIPRTAILSRFPLSDTRTITAFPAEAILSFGSNAPFPIRNFHHPVVRTKVELPIGIKVSVYIVHMKSKRPFFDGMQVSTPASEADYATGKARALVIRAAEALALRHLILSDIRDNSIPMLLFGDLNDYLTSVTTSIISGDSPLETFPDDAKKAIWDQLLYSTYEYQLRQSSRDVYFTHIYNGSYEVLDHIFVSQEFIRSNPNCIGNVEYMRLFNDHVIDRTLTKEDIPEWQSDHGQVLVSLSLKDNPR